DNA from Stutzerimonas decontaminans:
AGCCCGCGCGAATTCGCTCAAGCCGTTCGTACTCGGTGTTTTTCGACAGCTCGTGCGCCATGCTCCAGAAACTAGGCGTCTCCGGAGTGCTGGAGGACCGTTTGATCGATCGCTTCGCTGCGGTAGTCATTGCGAAACCCTCATATGACGTACTTTGATACGTCATATGATAGCACCTTTGGGCGCGCCATTTCGCTTCGCAAAGCAGTCTGGAAGCACATGCGTCGTGTTTCCTAGCGTGGAAGGGCGACTCGGGTTGACTGTCATCTGTTCCTGGCACCCTATATCCCAGCCTGAGTCATTGGCGTCGCAGATTCGTCCGCACAGGCAACGGTGTCTAGCTCATCGTCGGCCTTCACGACTCGACTGATGAAACGTCTCAGTTGCTCGCTGGGCTCGACGTCACGCCGGATCAGGTATGTGGTGATCATGGTCCTGTCGCCTGCCAACGGCCGGGTCGTCACATCTGGGTTGTTGAGTTCGGTGACGCGAGCAAGGCTCGAGAAGCCAAGGCCGTAACCCGCGGCGACGAGCGCCATCAGGAGGTCAAGGGTGGGCACACGGTCGGCAATCGTCATCTGCGTTTCGATCGGTTTGAGCACGGGTTGAAGTTGCTGCCAGAAGCCCTCGCAGACCTCCGGCTCACATAGCACAAGTGGATGCCGGGCTAGTTCGTCGACTGGAATTTGTCGGTGTGCAAGCAACTGGTGCCGAGCAGGTAGGACGACGACAAGCGGGTCCTGCCAGACAGGCTCGGACAGGAGCCCATCACCTTCGTTGGCGGAGGTCTGTGCAAATCCCACGTCAAAGAGGTCCTCGCGCAGGCCGTTGGCCTGTACCGAGGACGGCACCTCGCGAAGAAAGATCTCGACGTCCGGATCCTCCTCCCGGCATTGGGCCAACAGCGCAGCGAGACGGGACTGCGGTACGCCATCGGATAGTGCGACACGAAGCTTGCCGCGAAAACCCGCGGCAGCGCCCTTGACGCTGGCCTTGGCCTGTTCGACCACGGCGAAGATCCGGCGGGCTTCCTCAAGCAGTACGCTGCCTGCCCAGGTTAGGCGGGTTCGTCGGGTAGTGCGCTCGAAGAGCTGTACGCCAAGCCTGTATTCCAAGTCTTTGATGATGCGTGAAAGGGGTGACTGCTCGATATGCAATCGTGCGGCTGCCCGAGCGAAATGCAGTTCCTCGGCAACGACGACAAAGCAGCGAAGGTGACGAAGCTCCACGGCTACTACCTCTCAGCGATTAGTGATGCGATTCAGCCCGCTGTGCAGCAGCCCCATCGGGTTGGCGACGAAGGTTGAGCGTTTGCAGCAGGGCCCCGGCCAGCGCAACGGCGCCGGCACTGGCAGCCAGAGACCAGGTGGGCAGCTGCAGTAGAAGAACGAACCCACCTGCGGCGGCACCGATCGCACTGCCCAGGTACAGCGCGGACTCGTTGAGCGCGATGGCGAGATTGCCGTCGCCCTGTGCCTGGCGCGCCAGGATCAGTTCGTTGTTCTGCGGCACCTGCAGTGCCCAGCCCACGGCTCCCCACAGCACGATGGGTAGCATGGCGAGCCACGCACTGAACGTGGCAACCATGGGTAGCAGGAACAGCGATACGCCCAGGATAAGCATGATGGCCAGGACCAGCACCGGCCCCCTCACGCGATCCACGACCGGTCCGATCAGGAAGCTACCGAGTACGCCGCCGATCCCCCACGCCCAGAGGAAAGGGGTAACCGAGCGGACGCCGCCAAACTCGGGGTCGCGCAGCAGTGGTGCGATAAAGGTGTACATGCCGAGGCTGGCGATGGCAGCGAGCAGCGAAACGAGCAGGATGGTGACTACGTGCCCATCGGCGAGGATGGCGAGTTTCTCGCGAAGGGAGCTGGCTGGTGCGGCGGGCAGTGCCGGCAGCAGCAGTAGGAGCCCGACGAAGGCCAGAAGCCCGAGCAGCGTGACCAGCGAGAGCGCGGCCTGCCAACCCATGTGGTCGGCGATCATGAGGCTAAGCGGTACGCCCAGAACCACGCCGCTGGCCATTCCGCCCATGATGATCGCGATGGACTTGCCGCGTCGCTCGGCAGTCGAAAGGGCAGCCGATGCGCCGATGCCCATCGCCAGGTAAACGCCCGCGCCAATTCCAGCAACGGCGCGCCAGGCCAGCAGTGCATTGAAGTTGGTGGAAAGCGCGCTGGCCGCGTTTGCGATGACGAACAGGGCCAGTGCGGCAAGCAGGCCACTGCGCTGGCGGTCTGGTGGTGTCAGTGCCACGAAGATGGGCGAGCCTAGGCCATAGGCCAGGGTGAAGGCGGTAACCAGCTGCGCGGCTACGGCAACTGAAACCGTGAAGGCGTCTTCGATCAAGGGTATCAGCCCGGCCGTCACGTAGGACGCCATGCCGAGTGCGAAGGCGCCGAGCGCGATCAGGTAGATGGAAAGTGGATTGGTTGAGGGGGTGCTCATGACGGATGAGGGCTCCACGTCGTGACAGGGCAGTGCGGCCCGTCGGGCCACGCCCGAAGAGTTAAAGATCCAGTGTTACGTCAAGGTCCGTCAGCCAGGTGTTGAGTCCGACGGCGAGTTCCATGCCCATCCGGTCATACATGGGCGAGACGTCGCCCAGCGGCCGGTTAAGCGTTTCCTGGACGTGCATGGTGTCCAGCAGCGGTCGGACGGGGGCATCCTGGCTTTGCATGATCGCGGCCAGCGACTGGCGCAGCGCGTGTTCGTACGCTGGGTCCTGCGTAGAGGGGTAGGGGCTCTTGACGCGGTCGGTGATCGATGGCGGCAACAGGTCGCGTGTCGCTGCGCGCAGGATGCTCTTTTCGCGGCCATCGAAGGCCTTAAGCGACCATGGGATGTTGAAGGCATACTCGACCAGTTGGTGGTCGCAGAATGGAACCCGGACCTCCAGTCCGACCGCCATGCTCATGCGGTCCTTGCGATCGAGCAGCGTTTGCACGAAGCGAGTGAGGTTCAGGTAGCTGAGCTCTCGCATGCGCTGCTCGACCGGACTCTCGCCGACAAGCATGGGTGTTTCGGCAATCGCCTGGCGGTAGCTGTCGGCAAGGAATGCAGGCATGTCGAGCTGGCGCAGCAGCCCACGGTCGAACAGCGTCTTGCCGTCGAAGTACTTGCCGGTGACGGACGTCAGCCACGGAAAGGTATCTGCCTCGATTGCCTCGGGGTCATGGAACCACCGATAGCCGCCAAACACCTCGTCCGCGCTCTCGCCAGAAAGCGCCACGGTCGAATGCTTGCGCACCTCTTCGAACAGGCGATACAGCGACGGCCACATGTCGCCCCAATACGCCGGTGGAAGGTCCAGTGCGTGCACGACCTGTCGGCGCAGGGTCGGGTCGGCAAGCTCGGCACTGTCCAGGATGATCTCGCCATGCGTGCTATGGATTCGCGCAACCAGTTCGCGAACGAAGGGCGCATCCGGCGTTCCCCGAACCGCGTCGCCGGCGAAGCCCTGGCCGTGATCTCGAAAGTCCACCGAGAAGGAACGAATGTTCGGTTTGCCCGCCTCGAGTAGTTTCTTTGAAGCCAGCGCAGTGATCACGGACGAGTCCAGACCGCCTGATAGTAGGCTGCACAGGGGAACGTCCGCGACGATCTGACGCTCGACGATATCTTCCAGCAGATCACGCGTATGCCGGACGGTTTGCTCTAGCGAATCGGCGTGCTCGCGCGCCTCGAGGCGCCAGTATCGCCGCCGCGTCAGCCCTCGGCGATCGACTCGAACGACTTCGCCGGGCAGAACCTCGTACATGCCATGGAAGACGGCATGGCCGGGGGTTTTGACCATCTCCAGTATTTCTCGAAGACCGTCCGCACGGACGCGGCGTGGCACGCTCGGGTTGGCCAAGAGGGCCTTCGGCTCGGAACCGAAAATGACACCGTCCGCGGTGGGGTAGTAGTACAGGGGCTTGACGCCCATGCGGTCGCGGACGAGAAGCAGGCTTTCCTGACGTCGGTCCCAGATGGCAAAGGCATACATGCCGTTGAGACGGTCGACGAAGTTTTCCCCCCATTCGAGATACGCGCGAAGGACCACTTCGGTATCGCTGCGGTTTTCGAAACGATGCCCGCGCAACTGCAGTTCTGCACGCAGTTCGCGGAAGTTGTAGATCTCGCCGCTATAGGTAATGGCCGCTGCCTGTTTGCCATCCGCCTGGCGAGCCAACATCGGCTGCTTGCCGCCCTCCAGATCGATAATCGAAAGGCGGCGATGGCCGAGGCCGATTGGGCCGTCGATCCAGATTCCCTGCGCATCCGGGCCCCGACGGGCCATCGAGTCGGTCATGCGTTGCAGGGTGTTTTCTTGTGCCTGCATTTGCTGGCTGTAGGACAGCCATCCTGTAATTCCACACATAGTCGTCTCCTGATTAGCCAAGGCTTTCGAGGTCGCTGTCTTCGGCGAGCAGGACCCGGTCCAGGGCGCGGTTGTAGTGCGCGGGAACAGCGATTGCCTTGGCGCGTGTCTCAAGCGTGTTGAGCAGGCGCTGCAGTTCGATGGCGGTGTTCAGGTCGGCGAAGGGCAGGTCGGGCTCGCGTCGGCTTGCTATCCAGAGCACGGCGTCCCGGCACAAGCGCGAGAGCTTGTGGAGCGTTTCCAGACCCGGCTTGCTGGGCGCCTCACTTGTTTCGTGCAGCGTCAACGGCGTTCCGTCGCTATCGCGCATCCAGATCCTCAGGTGATCGTGGTCCCAGCAGGGCGTATCGAAGGTCAGCCGTGCGTGGATGACATGCGCCTGGTCATCCACGAACGACCAGTCGACGGTGCGCTGGCGTACGACATGGACGAAACTGCTGTAGCCGGTGACGGGGGCCTCGCCGAGCGTTGCGCCGACCATCACCGTGTCGAGCACGGCGGGGCCGGATATCGAGAAGTCCGATCGAACGCCGATCACCTCGTCGACTGACCACGGACCTTCGATGGGGCAAATCCAGTTCACGAGGTCTAGTGCATGGATCACTTCACTTGTAACGCCGCAGGTCGGGCGATAATCGTTGATACGGTCCTTGCCCCAGTTGAAGTGGGCCCGCACCAGGCGCCACCGATGTCGAGCGACCCACTCGCGAAGCGTCTGGCTCGCAGCCGAGTAGCGCTCGACCAGGTTGAGCGCGAAGCCATTGAGCGAAGCGAGGGCGGTGTCGATGGATCTAAGGTCGTCAGCCGGTGTGACCAGCGGTTTTTCGCAAATGACGAATCCGTGATAGCCGCGCAGTTGGCCAAGCACCGAGGCATGGCTCACGTCATTGACGCTGACCACGATCAGATCGGGTCCAAACGCCTCGAGCGCTTGCTCGATGGTCCCGATTCGCTCTAGCGTGCTCGGCCTTTCTCGGCGATCCAGATAGGCGATCGACATCCCGACACCGCATGTGCGACCGACGTATTCGAGTGCGTGCTGCCATCGCAGTCCGGCATAACCCAGGCCGATAATGAGCACCTTCATGTCGGCGTCTCCTGGCGGACCAGCAAGCGCTCGCCGCTGGGCTGGAAGCCTAGCGACGAGTAAAGCTGCGCCCCGTCTTCTGTGGTTTGCAGCACGACGGTGCGCACCTCGCGGTTGTCGAACCAACGCAGCAAAGTGGTCATGAGCTCGCGGGCTATGCCTCTGGCACGGAACTGCGGTGCTACCACGACCGACTGCACCCACCCTGACAACCCGTTCGGGTTCGCGGCGGTGGGGGCCCTCGCGTCGATGATGCCGGTCGCGCACCCAATCACCTGGCCGGAGTCGCGATGCTCGACGGCAAGCACACGGACATTGTCGTTCGCGCCGAGGATGCTGCTCAGCCAAGTCCGGTACGCCGCTCGCCAGCGAGCGCACGCTTCTGGCGTGCGGCTTGAGTAGCTGGCGTCGGTGCCGTCGAGCAGTACGCCGCGCAGCTCGATCAGCATCGGGATGTCGAGCGCGGTCGCGCTGCGCACGTTGAATAACGAATCGCCCATCACGCCACCTCCGTCTTGAAGGCACGCGAAGCCCTGGGGATGTCGAAGCGCGCGAATGTCTCGTCCAGCGCTGCGGCGAGCTGCGCGATCTGCGCTTCGCTGTGGTTGGGCGTGGCGTTGATGCGAAAGCGCTCGGTGCCCACGCGTACCGACGGATAGTTGATTGGCTGGAGGTACACGCGGTGGGTATGGAGCAGGCGCTGGGCGGCAGCCTTGCACCGTTCGGCCTCGCCAACGAGAACGGGCAACACGTGCGTCTGCGAGCAGGGCATGACCGGGATGTCGTACTGCTTGAGCCGTTCACGAAGAAGCGCGGTCTTGGCGTGCAGCTGGGTGCGTTCGTCGTCGTGAGCCTTGAGGTATTCGACGCTTGCAAGGCAGCCGGCCGTAACCGCCGGTGGCAGCGAAGTGGTGAAGATGAAGCCGGTTGCGAAGGAACGCACGGCATCGACGATGACCTGGCTCGAGGCGATGTACCCGCCAATGACCCCGATGGCCTTGGCCATCGTGCCCTGGATGATGTCGATCTCGCCGGCCAGTCCGAGCTGCGCGGCAATGCCGGCACCGCGCGGACCGTACATGCCCACCGCATGAACCTCGTCCAGGTACGTCAGCGCGTTGTGGCGCTTGGCAACCTCGACGATACGTTCGATTGGCGCGATGTCGCCGTCCATTGAGTAAATCGACTCGAACACCACGAGCTTTGGCTGCCCGAGTGGGTAGCCAGCCAGGATCTCATCGAGATGACGGGCATCGTTGTGCCTGAATACCTTGCGCTCGTTGGGTGTTGCCCGAATGCCATTGACGATCGAGGCGTGGTTCATGGCGTCGCTCGCCACCAAACAGTCTGGAATCTGGCGCAGCAGGCATTGCAGGGTCGCATCGTTCGAGCCGAAGCCGGTTGGAAAGACCAGCGCGGCCTCCTTGCCATGCCACTCGGCAAGGCTGGCTTCCAGGCGGGCATACAGCTCATGGGATCCGCCGATATTGCGCGAGCCGCCGGAGCCGGCGCCGTAGGTCTCGAGTGCGACGTGCATCTGCTGGCGCACCGCCGGGTGCTGGGACATTCCCAGGTAGTCGTTGCTGCACCAGACAACGACCGGCTCCCGGTCGCTGCCGTGGAGCTTGGCTAGTGGGTACTGGCCACAGATGCGGCTGAGCGTTGTGAACGTGCGGTACTGGTTGGAGGACTTCAATGACTCCAGCTGTTCGCGAAGCAATGATTGGTACATCCGTATCTCTCCTAGCGATCTGGCCGCCTTGCCCCTACGGACTGCTCTGCAATGGGGTTTTGCGCGACGAGGCGCTATTCTTAGTACCGATGCCAGGGGGTTACAATTTGACTAGTTATGCTGTTACTGGAGGTAATTGGATGAGCGCACCGCGAAGCTTCGAACGAAACCGCACCGAGCTTGCCGACTTCCTGCGCAGCCGCCGTGAACGCATTACGCCGGAGGAGGTTGGCCTGCCGTCGGGCGTCAGGCGCCGTACGCCGGGCCTTCGACGAGAGGAGGTGGCCGCGCTCGCTGGGGTGGGGTTGTCCTGGTACACCTGGCTGGAGCAGGGCAGGGATATCGGCGTATCGGCGACATTTCTCGAGAACCTGGCGCGCACGCTCAAGCTCGATGCGACAGAACGTCGCCATCTGTTCCTGCTGGCCCATCAGCGCTTGCCGCCAGAGCCGGGCAAGACGTGGTGCGTGGTTCCGCCCCTCGTGCACCGGCTGATGGCCGATCTGCCGTTGCGCCCGGCGTATGTGTTGAACCTGCGTTGGGACGTGCTGGCCTGGAATGCTGCGGCCGATCGGCTGTTTGGCTTCTCGAGCTTTCCGGCCGAGCGCCGCAACCTGCTCTGGCTGCTGTTTACCGCCCCCTCGATGCGCACCCTGTTCGATCCCTGGCAGGATCAGGCGCTGCAAATCCTGTCGAGCTTTCGCCGCGACTTCGTCCGCGCCCCGCAGGACCCGGATATCGGGAGCCTGGTCAGGGGCCTGGAAAAGGTCGATCCCGACTTCCGGACGTGGTGGCGGCAGCAGGACATCCACGGCCCCTGCCAGGGCATTCGTCATTTCCAGGTGGCCGATATCGGGCCCGTCGTATTCGACCATACCTCGCTGTCCATCGATGTGGATCGCGACCTGCGGCTTGTCTATTACGCGGCCAGGGAAGGGCAGGCGCAGAGTCGCTCGTTCGAGCAGTGGCTCCAGACCGAGCGCGAGCAGGCGGCACGCGATGCAGACGTTCTCAACTGATGGCGGGACCGCGTGAGCGACCGATCTGCCAAGGCACTTGGGCGGGATTGCGCGAGCGCGACTCATGTACTCGCTTCATTGGTACGGAGTCAAACTTAGGCTAGTAGATTCGCTGGATAAGCCAAGTTTCTAGAATACTTGCTCCGCGAGAGCATTTACTGAGTTAGGACTAGTTCGCTGCTTTAGTACGTTTTAGAAACATGCTCCGCATTGCAATATTGTAATGCAAGGAACATCTTTGCGTAAGGTTGGCACCTTTAAGCTATCTAGCATCAACTACCAAGAGGTGTTACCGATGAAAAATATTGCAGCTGTTTTTGCTGTTGTTATAGCCATCACTTCTTCCTTCGCAATGGCTGAAGTGGATCGAAATTCCACGATGCAGCATGACTATTCGACCGCCGAGGGCAGGCAGGCTCTAAAAGTCCTTCTTGAAAGCGGTGATGTTCTAAGTGTGTCTCCAATGGGTGGCAAGAGTGTTGTAGGCAGGTCAAGTGGTCGCGTGCAGCCATACGAAATCAAAATTCGTACTCCTGATGGACTCGTTCACTCAGTTGAGTTCCGTAGCGTGCCGGTTGGAATAAATAACGGTTAATGATTTAAAAAGTCGTTATAAGCCAGTCGCATGATCGTTGCGATTGGCTTATCACTTATTTTTAAAGTGGCCGATTTCTCTGCATAAGAGTGGCAGTAGTAAAGCCAAGCGCGTTGGTTTGGGTATAAGAAGTAGGTGTTCCGCTGCTGAATAACAGCGCCATCCTGCCAAGACCATAAACACTATCTTGGCAGGAGGCGGCTTGCTGGTTATACAGCCATACGCTCACATTCTTCAGCACAATTCATACAGGCTTTCGCGCATTCTTGGCAGTGATCCATCTGATGCTTGGCACACTCTTCACCGCAGGCCCGGCAAATTTTTGCACACAATGCACAAAACTCTTTAGCCAACTCGCTCTGGCGACTCATGAGTCTGGCTGCCAGAGCACACATGTCAGCACAATCCCTGTCGAGCTCAATGCAACGAGCCATCGCTTGTACGTTTTCTTCGCGTAAACAGGCAGATGCGCATGCTTCGCACACTAGTGCGCAGTTTGAACAAGCTTGAATGCAGCTATTGAACATTGTATTAGTCATGACTTCCTCCAAAGTTCGTATTTAAGCGTTCAGCCTTGAGCCGGCCCGAGGCATTCCTCAGGTAGCACATAAATCCGACACGTGTAGAGTTCGTCCGTTTCAATAGTTGAAATTACAATCTTGTAAGGTTGCTCATGAGTGCTATGCGGCTGATTTTGACATGTTATTTATTTAGACGGGGAAGCTCTATGTGAAAGCCCGTCACGCCGTCTACTGAGGTACACCAGATTCTGCCTTTATGGGCCTCAACGATGGATCTGGTGATTGCCAGGCCAAGGCCAGCGTTGCTTGGGCTACCCTCGCGTCGGGCAGGATCGACCCGGTAGAAGCGATAGAAAAGCTTGTCCAGGTGCTCGGGCTTGATCGTCCCTCCGGGATTCTCGACGCTGAGGGTGACCGTCCTTTCCGTCTCGTGAATGGTTACAGAAATAGTTTCCCCAACCGGGGTGTAACGCAGCGCGTTGGATAACAAATTGGAGACCGCTCTATCGAGCATCAATTTATCTCCAAGCACATTGCCTGCGCCTGAGACTGAGAGACGGATATCGCGTTCGTCGGCTAGTAAGTGATAGTACTCAAGCAGCTTAACAACGACATCAGCGAGTTCGGTAGGCGCTTGTTCGGGGATAATCAAGCCATTGTCGGATTTGGCCAAAAAGAGCATGTCGTCAATCATGCGTGACATACGCTTCAATTCCTCTAGATTGGAGTACAGATTCTCCTCATAAGCATCAATATCCCGCTTTTTGGTCAGCACTACCTCAGTGTGGGTCATGAGATTGCTGACAGGGGTTCGCAATTCATGAGCAATGTCCGCAGAGAAATTCGAGAGCCGGGCGAAGGCATCTTCTAGGCGACCCAACATCGCGTTGAAGGATAGAACCAGTTGCTGCAGCTCTAACGGTACTGGCTCAAGGGGTATTCGTTCCTGTAACGACCTAGCTGACATCGATGCGGCGAGATGGGTAACTTGCCTCAGCGGCCTGAGGCCACTTCGAACAACCACCCAGCCAAGCGCAGCACTAATCAGGGCGCTGATGATCAATCCAACGCCGAACCAACGCTGCAAAGTCTGAAAGAAATGCGCGTGGTTAGTGACATCGAGAATCAGCAGTGCTGTAAGCGGTTCGGGCTGGTCTGCTACCGAGATTCGGGCAGTCATCCCTCTATACAGGTGTCCGGCATATTTCCATTCCCACATGCTCTGCTGTTCTGCGTGCCTGAAGCTTTCCGGGACGTCGACTGCCTTGGGATCAGAAAAGAGCACTCTGCCATCTCCGCTCAAGATGGTCGCCGCTAAATCATGATGAGCACCGAGCAGGGCTCGCAACTGCGGTAGCTCCTCTGCAAGGTTCGCGCTGCTGCGTGCGTTATTGAGAATGTGTTTGGTCGATTCGAGCTTCTCAACCAGGGCCTGCCGATCTAACACTTCGAAGTGATGCTGGCTGAGCAAATTGAAGCTCAGCCCCGCTATGGTGAGAACTACAACCACCACAGACATGAACATGAGACTCATGCGGGCGGTCAGCGAAAGGTGGCGCAGGCTCACTCTGGTGCATCCATCATATAGCCCATGCCACGCACGGTATGGATCAGTTTGTGATCGAAGTCGTCGTCGACTTTTGCGCGCAGGCGGCGTACCGCGACCTCGATAACGTTGGTGTCGCTGTCGAAGTTCATATCCCATACCTGAGAGGCAATCAGGGACTTCGGAAGCACCTCGCCGCGCCGGCGCATCAACAACTCCAACAATGAAAATTCCTTCGCCGTCAGATCAATCCGCTTCCCAGCACGAACGGCGCGGCGCTTTAGCAGGTCCACTTCGAGATCTGAAATTTTCACGGTGGTTTGGGTGGGGGAGCCGCTGCCCCTGCGAAGCAACGTCCGAACCCTTGCCAGAAGTTCGGAGAACGCGAACGGCTTAATCAGGTAGTCGTCCGCGCCCAGCTCCAGGCCTTTGACGCGGTCTTCTACGCCATCACGTGCGGTCAAGAACAATACGGGTACGTCTTTCCCTGCTGCTCTGACCATGCGCAGCACCTCCCATCCCTCAAGCCCCGGCATCATCACGTCCAGGATCAAAAGGTCATAGACCTCACTCAGCGCGTATTGGAGCGCATCTGTACCAGTCATGACGCGGTCGACGGTAAATCCGGCCTCGGTAAGTCCTTGTTGCAGGTACGCCCCGGTTTTGGGTTCGTCTTCAGCTACCAGTAATTTCATGCGGGCAGATTCCGAGAGTCGATTGGCTCAGTTTGGAGGCAAACGAGGCCGCCAACTAGAAGCTTACGAAAATGTAACGTCCGGTTCAGCTCACTGACAGAAGGAGGCGCCTAGTGTTCGCATAGTCGAGATCTCTGCTCGAGCAAATACGAGCAGAAGATTGTGAGAGTACCAGCAGCGGAATTTTCCAGGCCTTCCACATTGCTCCCTTGGCCTAACGGCGCCTCACTGGCGCCTTTTTTTTGTTGATCTGGTCATGGCTGTTGAGCCTTACAGAAATGTAATCCCAGTGTAAGCCTGTCGGCAGCCTGGCCTGAATAACCTTAAGTCATTCCTTCGACGACTTGAATGAGGACCCCAACCAATGAAAATCAAGTTCGTTTCTTTTTTTTCCGCAATGGGTTTGATCTTCAGCGCTACTGCCGCAATGGCCGGCCCCGACCATGGCCATGCTTACGATTTCGGCCAGCCGGGTGATCCGCAGGCTGTAGACCGCACTATCGAGTTACGGATGGGCGATAACTTTTTCGATCTTGGGGCGATTGAAGTTAAAGCCGGTGAGACCATCCGTTTCGTACTGCATAACGACGGCGCCCTGCTACATGAATTCAATCTGGGCGACGCGGCGACTCATGCTGCACACCGGGAAGAAATGACTGCAATGTTCCAGACCGGCGCGCTTACCCCGACTGGTGCCCACGATATGAGCAATATTGGGCATGACATGGGCAATAAGAGTGCCGTTATGGAGCACGACGATCCGAATAGCGTGCTGATCGAGCCTGGGGCACGCGAAGAACTGATTTGGGCTTTCTCGAAAGCCACGGGGCTGGAGTTCGCCTGCAATATTCCAGGGCACTATCAAGCTGGAATGGTCGGCAAGGTGGAGATACGTTAATCCCCCCTTTGGTTGGGGTCACGTCCACCGGGAGGAGCGACTCATTCTGACCCAGCGGATCAAACAGTAACCAGTCACCCGAGGTCACTGCCGTGAATCACACCCATCTTCACCGCGCTACTGAACTGCCATTTTGGCAGAGCAAGACCGGCATAGCCCTGATCATGCTGGCCGTAATCGGAACCTTTCATACGGCACGTGAGCATCACCGTCATCTCTCCAAGGGCCGTCGTACCTGATCCGGTTGCTATAGCAATGATCCATTTGTTTGGCCACAACCATGGTGGCCATTCCATTTCCAGCGGTACCGGTGTCTCCAAGGACGAAGATAGGACATAGATCGCATGCACAGTTCTTCCTGCAACCACGACCGGCATCAGGCCAACCATTCGCACGATCAAAACGGCAAACAGTACGACCCGGTGTGTGGAATGGCGGTTAAGCCTGATAGTTCTTATCACGAGACCTACGAAGGGAAGA
Protein-coding regions in this window:
- a CDS encoding heavy metal sensor histidine kinase, encoding MSLRHLSLTARMSLMFMSVVVVVLTIAGLSFNLLSQHHFEVLDRQALVEKLESTKHILNNARSSANLAEELPQLRALLGAHHDLAATILSGDGRVLFSDPKAVDVPESFRHAEQQSMWEWKYAGHLYRGMTARISVADQPEPLTALLILDVTNHAHFFQTLQRWFGVGLIISALISAALGWVVVRSGLRPLRQVTHLAASMSARSLQERIPLEPVPLELQQLVLSFNAMLGRLEDAFARLSNFSADIAHELRTPVSNLMTHTEVVLTKKRDIDAYEENLYSNLEELKRMSRMIDDMLFLAKSDNGLIIPEQAPTELADVVVKLLEYYHLLADERDIRLSVSGAGNVLGDKLMLDRAVSNLLSNALRYTPVGETISVTIHETERTVTLSVENPGGTIKPEHLDKLFYRFYRVDPARREGSPSNAGLGLAITRSIVEAHKGRIWCTSVDGVTGFHIELPRLNK
- a CDS encoding cupredoxin domain-containing protein, with product MKIKFVSFFSAMGLIFSATAAMAGPDHGHAYDFGQPGDPQAVDRTIELRMGDNFFDLGAIEVKAGETIRFVLHNDGALLHEFNLGDAATHAAHREEMTAMFQTGALTPTGAHDMSNIGHDMGNKSAVMEHDDPNSVLIEPGAREELIWAFSKATGLEFACNIPGHYQAGMVGKVEIR
- a CDS encoding heavy metal response regulator transcription factor, which codes for MKLLVAEDEPKTGAYLQQGLTEAGFTVDRVMTGTDALQYALSEVYDLLILDVMMPGLEGWEVLRMVRAAGKDVPVLFLTARDGVEDRVKGLELGADDYLIKPFAFSELLARVRTLLRRGSGSPTQTTVKISDLEVDLLKRRAVRAGKRIDLTAKEFSLLELLMRRRGEVLPKSLIASQVWDMNFDSDTNVIEVAVRRLRAKVDDDFDHKLIHTVRGMGYMMDAPE